From the Cucumis sativus cultivar 9930 chromosome 5, Cucumber_9930_V3, whole genome shotgun sequence genome, the window GCTGCTGTTCACAAGAGTTTTCCTTCATCAACTCAGAACAATGGAATTTTTGGAGATAGATGTCATTTGAGTAGTGACTCTAGATCAAATCCTGGGTCTGGTTGCGAAAATCCTAACCGAAATGGATTCTATTTCGGGTCTACCTCTGGTTCCAACGGTGGAGTTTTCTCCTCTACTATAAGCCGTGATCATGGGGCAAACTATTACAAGGGCTCTGGTTGTGTCAGCACGAATTCTCCAAAAGATATTAACTTGAATGTAGTGCTCCcaaaaagtttatcaaatgaGGCAGGTCAACAACCAAACTATCGGACTAGAGAGTCAGACCAAAACAATGAGGACCATCATAATGTATTACCATGGTCAAGGGCTGTACCTGCTGCTAGTAAGAATGAAACAATCAATTCAAGAAGATTCTCTGTGACTGGAGAGCTTAATTTTGCACTCTCTCCGATGAAACAATTTTCTGATAGAAACGAAACTGAAAATGGCAGTAAAGTTATATGTTATCCGAACATTGAGTCTAATTCACATTGTAGTAACAATGAGCCCAGAATGTCGGAACACGGTGAATGCCAGAGTAGCCGAAAACTTCTTGGGTTTCCCATTTTTGAAGGGCCACACATTTCTAAGAATGAGTCGTTTTCTCTTACATCCCCATCAGCATCTCTTCCTAATCCATCTGAGAATGAAATGGAAGGTAACCGGAAAACTAGAGTACTTGATATCAATTTGCCTTGTGATCCTTCAGTTTTTGAGTCGGACAATGCTACGAACGGAGCTCTGGCTGTAGAGAATGGAAAGGACACAAAGGTCTCTACTGTGAGAGTTGATATTGATTTGAACTCATGTGTCAGTGATGAAGAACCATCTATTAGACCCTTACCTCTGGCTTCTTCGAGTGGCAAGGAAAGGGTTGTGGTAGAGATAGATTTAGAAGCCCCGGCAATGCCCGAGACTGAAGACGACATAATTGTAGAAGAAGAATCTTTAGAAAAACAGCATGAACAACAACCACAATCCCTTCAGCACAAGGCTGTTGATATTCAGGATGATCTTATGTCTTTAGCAGCAGAGGCAATACTTGCCATCTCTTCTTGTGGTTATTCCGGTCTTTTGGATGATAGTGTTGTTAGCAATGGCTTGGAAGATTCTTCAAGCGACACCCTAAATTGGTTTGCCGAGATAGTTTCCACACATGGAGATGATGAACAAACCAAGTCTGACACTGTATTGAGATCCAAAGAAGGCAAGGAGACTGAGGAATCCTCTTTGAGAGGGATTGATTACTTCGAATACATGACTTTGAGGCAGGCGGAGGTCGATGAAGAACACTACATGCCTAAGCCTCTGGTTCCAGAAAATATGGAAATTGAAGATACTGGAACCAATTTGTTGCAAAATCGGCCCCGAAAGGGCCAGACGAGGAGAGGTCGGCAGAGAAGGGACTTCCAAAAGGACATCCTTCCAGGCCTTTCTTCTCTATCAAGGCATGAGGTTACAGAAGATCTTCAGACATTTGGTGGCCTAATGCGAGCAACGGGCCACTCTTGGCATTCTGGAGTTACGAGGAGGAACTCTACTAGAAACGGTTGTGGTAGGGGAAGACGAAGATCAGTAACCAGTCCCCCGCCTCCTGTGCAATCAGCTTGTAATCAGCTGATACAGCAACTAAGTAACATTGAAATGGGTCTAGAAGATGGAAGCCTGACTGGTTGGGGCAAGACAACTAGAAGGCCCCGTCGGCAGAGATGCCCGGCCGGTAACCCTCCGGCTGTTCCTTTAACTTAATCAACGGTAGGAGgctttgatttattaattgaGCATATGATGTTATAGAGGAAAGCTGGGAAGAGTTTATTTGTATGGCTCTAGGTTAATTAAGAGATTTAAGGTCCATGGAGCATAGTCCCCCCTCCCACCCCCCACCCCCCACCCTCCACCCTTGCTCTTTGTACATTTGATAGCTGAAGATTTGGGTTCTCATCTTTCTTTGGGTGTCTGCCAATTCtgtattattcataaataatgTTGCATGATTTGTTCCCTGGATATACCACCAGAGTTCCTAAACCTGTGAGCTTAATTGACACTTCGCTTTTGGGTTTTGAGATGGATTCTGTTATCATCTGCTCTAATTCTCTTTTGTGCTTCTACCACACCACCGGTTGGACGGATCCGATGAAAGCTTCAAAAGTTTCATCCAATCATTAGTTTTGTGTGATAGGGAAAAAGGGTTCCAGCTTCTAAGATTACTTATATCTGATAAACTGAGAGTTCTACTAATCCTCCAAATCCAATTACTATTAATATGGTTGTTGTTACATGTGTTTGTTAGTTAAACTTTGGTTGGGACTGTTTGTTGATACTAactaatgatatatatatatatatatatacatatttatacattAGCGTATAGATATTATAGTTGAATGTTAACATTTGTTGgacaaattttgaagaaagatcgataaaaaaagaaagaaaaaaagaactggGGATGGGAAAGTGAGGGAGACGCACCCAGGGATAGCGTGTGGGGAGAaggcagagagagagagagagagagatggaggATGTCGGTGTCGAAGTTGATTTGGTTGGTAGAGACAGATTCCTTATTATAATAAAGGAATGGGGTCccagaaacaaaatttgagatttcAAAGTTTGTCATCCAATCCCCTCCTCTCCTTTTCCTCATTCATTCTCTTATGCATCTCTCCCTCCGTCCTTTGCTTCCCCCTCGCTTATCTCACGTGTTCTCTCCTTCTTCATTTactctctttatttatttatttatttattttctaataaggttttaacatatttttctattttcatgagttttatttatccccttaatattttaaataaaataaaatacttcaaaTCTCTAACACTTCCATAATAAGGTTTTAGCAATTCCCAACAGTAACaaaatggacaaaattatttatatccttcattaatcttatttttattagccttaaaatcagaaaaattcacaaaaaataatatatatatatatatatatatatccacagtatttttttttatcttttagtgaCCTTTTTTTAGATAGTTTGTgaaaaaagtagtaaaaaaatttataataataaagtttttgtcactatatttttttaaaattgtaaaaataataaatttaaaaacatatagcCCTTGATCATCGTCGTctaatatatctaattacttcATATTTGCATTACGTAAAAAAGAAGTGGtatgtgctttttttttctattttttctttcattttgttgcagttttatatatctatatatacaaaaaaaacatttaaattaacacattttgGGTGTCAAAGTTGAGATTCCGCTAAATTAAAGTACCCTTAGatgttgtatttatttaaaaaataatttaactttattattaataagtttaaattatcACTTTTTGTAGTcctcttaatttgttttgttctcTAAATGGACTCTCTtccatttattaaaaaaatttaaaatatcacttTTTGTCATCAACTGAAGAAGGTGTTCTCTCCTTCACTGTctcttaatatttattttaagaacgtattctattttgatttttaaatatatttccattttcaagataagtatatgaacaaaaactaataaaaaaaattatataaaattataaacccCTGAAACCTAATATTCTAAACCCTTAAaaaactctttctttttctaccgTTTAATTTAACCttatttgtattatgttttgaatttatgtttatgtcaTTAACACATTTATTTAAGGTTATATCATTGAAAATAGGGTAATTATAATGAATGAccatatgaaaaataataattaaaaagataacaacattttaaaaaaattacaaatatagcaaaattatagCTGGTAGAtttgtatcgctgatagattCGTATGGtcgatagaccaatatttacatcATAGACTAACGGCGATAGAcctctatcattgatagaatttgataaattttgctatatttgtaaaatttttaaaatgttgctacaTACTTATGCTATATTTGGTTTGTAATTCATTACATTGCTTGATTTGTAATTCATTACATTGCTTGatgaaaaatttcatagtTATTGGCTGTTGTGGGCTTGACCTCTGGCCCGTTTCAAGTTGACTGGGGTAAAACATGCTTTTTTTGAGTAGTGCTAAATAAACAACAGTTTGATATCTAAGGAGAGTATCCAAGTTAGTAGGGAGAGTATGTAGATAGGTACACAAACATAAAATCACAgttcttttttggaaattatttATCCTTCCTCTTTGAAGTTTGCTGTTGATTCATAATCTTATATTACATTAATTTCACTTCATACGCTGCATTGACTTCAAAGTTCACACTATTTCTCAGTAATAATTTCACCTTACTAAGATTACTATGGCGGTGATTTATTTTTCAGGCTAAGTTTGAGAGTTTTCATGTGCCCTTACTCCACATTCGAATCAACCCTTGAATTGCTCTGTCACAGCTTCCTCCAACTTCCACTGCCTTAATCGCTTCATCTCTAAACTTTGCAGCTTGTTTCCTCAAAGCTTCACTCTCCATCATCTCTTTAATCCTTCCTCCAACTTCCTCCCCCTTCAC encodes:
- the LOC105435576 gene encoding uncharacterized protein LOC105435576, whose protein sequence is MGTKVQYESYLPGYHSMRDLNEDSHGCSWPLYYSEKSCQSGQYYNGILPRATSDAYLGCDRDAVKRTMLEHEAIFKNQVRELHRLYIKQRELMNDIKRSEQRHPIPVDISFSSSPLASQSTPDGARKWHLPSFPLAISSSGPSVPGVEDVKSSLSSLKENNRSDGLLPSQNGTSSKDCEVLESRPSNSRRKTFDLQLPADEYIDSEEGEVFHDEKVPPTLGCHSNGSKKFETQCCVTANLNLNPGEKSGGQRAALASDSCVWNKYGLADLNEPVQVEEANGSNFFDLPSARDTNNGETQGPIVSSTKQENFLSSSNEGGHATNRNLYIENGNRREAFPNIFEAGRSKESEKSFTRGQMEKFHLSSNPLQVPLNKYHELPVFYLNDKSKVQQDLDRPVSDLQLFKRSYEMSNAGDPGYVLASQTSHAYQIAPSLNVGKSWAHSGSSWEKSNGNSSQKTSGHTQPCFKSAAVHKSFPSSTQNNGIFGDRCHLSSDSRSNPGSGCENPNRNGFYFGSTSGSNGGVFSSTISRDHGANYYKGSGCVSTNSPKDINLNVVLPKSLSNEAGQQPNYRTRESDQNNEDHHNVLPWSRAVPAASKNETINSRRFSVTGELNFALSPMKQFSDRNETENGSKVICYPNIESNSHCSNNEPRMSEHGECQSSRKLLGFPIFEGPHISKNESFSLTSPSASLPNPSENEMEGNRKTRVLDINLPCDPSVFESDNATNGALAVENGKDTKVSTVRVDIDLNSCVSDEEPSIRPLPLASSSGKERVVVEIDLEAPAMPETEDDIIVEEESLEKQHEQQPQSLQHKAVDIQDDLMSLAAEAILAISSCGYSGLLDDSVVSNGLEDSSSDTLNWFAEIVSTHGDDEQTKSDTVLRSKEGKETEESSLRGIDYFEYMTLRQAEVDEEHYMPKPLVPENMEIEDTGTNLLQNRPRKGQTRRGRQRRDFQKDILPGLSSLSRHEVTEDLQTFGGLMRATGHSWHSGVTRRNSTRNGCGRGRRRSVTSPPPPVQSACNQLIQQLSNIEMGLEDGSLTGWGKTTRRPRRQRCPAGNPPAVPLT